The following are encoded together in the Parabacteroides chongii genome:
- a CDS encoding cellulase family glycosylhydrolase, which yields MKKNIFTRIATIVCLLTGMAGVFGQSAQAETISAANDPGLNKESHGVKTIYSNYYGKRTDLQYASWGATHTTVKSIENNGSGQEMIKFSSFDNQVITFYEEKADPDVKIETSSISHINIDIYLSEKIDGLYMKLYAPLSEAVYGYTASKNDADGELSSGVWHTLSIPLSEFRSVSYEGNELKQINAIELTVVDGTGKPVEGSTTAYLDNIFFYKKADVSTTLLEAAPIPKYQRSNIKNFYSTEYGTDISIEYLQWGSSTVNSTAKDENQKDILKFSTFGWMAMQYNPTNQVLNIEGKDYLHLEVYPETAILFAVELILYEDRIEGVDESQKVKTNFYSLTANSWNSIDINLSDFYEKTGGNKYISVINLSSNSELTTVYMDHVYFYDSKQTVVEGTPDFTAYLPPVRNADDVISLFGDSYTDVSSKRKVDFLATSSHQTTVPQPTSIANREVMALIDMNHCPIQILDENKDVSGMDFFHIDIYSPVAIRSFNVKLNGNEKTHDINLPLEAGKWNRFDIDLSTLKLGENRSILTRLDYVWPENGGSNTLFVDNIYFYNKQDHFDPTPISTFNNQLGRGVNIGATFEQEADYLWDDYYIQKIKEKGFKHVRLPVRWDNFPTSDYRSLKEAPYNIKPEFLTEIQTVVDKLLAADLKVILNIHHYDPLMDLTGDTQEAEIKRFLALWGQLSEYFQNYDERLIFEILNEPRDAMDSKWNRVFKDAIGVIRKENKFGNANNQNRVLMVGTTDWGTINGLEGSNALILPEDDKRLIVTIHYYNPLPFTHQGASWVKPGYPIGLRWNDTQKERDAVTADFEKIKKFSEDNKNVPIHIGEFGVHFEADIDSRLLWTNHIARTIDKHGFSSAYWHLTSSIYNKSKGDFPYLPDALLTHSMPAKVAGIEYREKESVYDIKNPGGKSWSGHGYVGELNSVKDALTVQIENGGEYTYSVQALLRGLPIENNATYEVSFTAMSTGEGGSYYTYVGSEGEGHTPYGNFSFAPGNEEQVFSYAFTMHYDTDAEARMAFDLGKGSPATITLKDITVKKVVEVIPQAPVPSKNAEETICIFSSKYTGDLYIPAANDLAMNMQEQKIILFSDFDSREISFATTSPGDKKMLHLEVYPGSWFDVKIAVTGNGDTLAEESYTLKPHEWNSIDIDLTSILSQTGGKLKSIQLSGGTGEERRIYLDHIYLYQKTVVKPDPEDPDPEDPDPEDESAPLWPASAPTLLQENVISVFSNVYENIYSSFESLEGQDTKVETITVKGIPVWKLTNTNILAVNIKLQDVSSMEFLHLDVWSPNAGTLKVYLSDGISETELTALSIPKENWLTSKLTLLDWSIVKYIRFESDTKGTFYLDNLYFSKSPATGNEEINADAIVCQVSNSRLTVEATDPVAVIEIIDITGRLISKESPMTNIATVDIHSISKGVYIAQVVCTNGNRKTFKFVKK from the coding sequence ATGAAGAAAAATATTTTCACAAGGATAGCCACTATTGTATGTTTATTAACCGGAATGGCCGGAGTATTTGGGCAGAGTGCGCAGGCTGAAACGATTTCTGCTGCAAATGATCCGGGACTTAATAAAGAAAGTCATGGGGTAAAAACTATTTATAGTAATTACTATGGGAAACGTACTGATTTACAATATGCTTCGTGGGGGGCAACTCATACGACTGTAAAGTCTATAGAGAACAATGGTAGTGGTCAAGAAATGATCAAGTTTTCGTCGTTTGATAATCAAGTTATTACGTTTTATGAAGAGAAAGCAGATCCTGATGTTAAGATAGAAACATCATCTATTAGCCATATCAATATTGATATTTATCTAAGCGAAAAGATAGACGGTCTTTATATGAAGTTGTATGCGCCTCTTTCTGAGGCGGTTTATGGCTATACGGCTTCAAAAAATGATGCAGACGGAGAATTGTCATCAGGTGTTTGGCATACCCTCAGTATCCCTTTGAGTGAATTTAGATCTGTATCATATGAGGGAAATGAACTGAAACAAATAAACGCTATCGAATTAACGGTTGTAGACGGGACGGGGAAACCTGTCGAGGGGAGCACAACGGCTTATTTGGATAACATCTTTTTTTATAAAAAAGCGGATGTTTCTACTACTTTATTAGAAGCCGCGCCTATTCCAAAATACCAGCGTTCTAATATCAAAAACTTCTACAGTACGGAATATGGGACAGATATCAGTATAGAATATTTACAATGGGGATCATCGACTGTAAACTCAACAGCAAAGGATGAAAATCAAAAAGATATTCTCAAATTCTCAACATTTGGATGGATGGCAATGCAATATAACCCTACTAATCAGGTTTTGAATATAGAGGGGAAAGACTATTTGCATTTGGAAGTTTATCCTGAGACTGCAATATTATTTGCCGTAGAGTTAATTCTTTATGAAGACAGAATAGAAGGGGTTGATGAATCCCAAAAAGTAAAAACCAACTTCTATAGCCTTACTGCCAATAGCTGGAATTCTATTGATATAAATCTTTCTGATTTTTACGAGAAAACAGGTGGAAATAAGTATATCAGTGTTATAAATCTTTCTTCCAATAGTGAGCTTACTACCGTATACATGGATCATGTCTATTTCTATGATAGCAAACAAACGGTTGTTGAAGGGACGCCCGATTTTACCGCTTATCTTCCTCCGGTACGCAATGCGGATGATGTGATTTCTTTATTTGGCGATTCATATACAGATGTAAGTTCTAAGAGAAAGGTTGATTTTCTTGCAACATCAAGTCATCAAACCACTGTACCACAACCTACGTCCATTGCTAATCGTGAAGTGATGGCTTTGATCGATATGAATCATTGCCCGATACAGATTCTCGATGAGAATAAAGATGTCAGTGGGATGGATTTTTTCCATATCGATATCTATTCACCGGTAGCAATAAGAAGCTTTAATGTTAAACTAAATGGTAATGAAAAAACTCATGATATTAATTTACCCCTTGAAGCTGGTAAATGGAATCGTTTTGATATTGATTTGAGTACGCTCAAATTAGGAGAAAATAGAAGTATATTAACCCGATTAGATTATGTATGGCCTGAAAATGGAGGATCGAATACCCTCTTTGTCGATAACATATACTTCTATAACAAGCAAGATCATTTCGATCCAACTCCGATTTCCACCTTTAACAATCAGTTAGGTCGTGGTGTCAACATCGGTGCCACTTTCGAGCAGGAAGCTGACTATCTGTGGGATGATTATTATATCCAAAAGATAAAAGAAAAAGGCTTTAAGCATGTACGTTTACCTGTTCGTTGGGATAATTTCCCGACAAGCGATTATAGAAGTCTCAAAGAGGCACCTTATAATATAAAGCCGGAATTTCTGACAGAAATACAAACAGTTGTAGATAAACTTTTGGCTGCCGATCTGAAAGTCATTCTTAATATACACCATTATGATCCGTTGATGGATCTGACGGGTGATACACAGGAGGCTGAAATAAAACGATTCCTGGCTCTTTGGGGACAACTGTCCGAGTATTTCCAAAATTACGATGAGCGTCTGATTTTCGAAATATTGAATGAACCAAGAGATGCGATGGATAGCAAATGGAACAGAGTTTTCAAAGATGCTATTGGCGTGATAAGAAAAGAAAACAAATTCGGAAACGCCAACAACCAAAATCGTGTCCTTATGGTTGGTACAACGGATTGGGGAACGATCAACGGCTTGGAAGGCAGCAATGCCTTAATATTACCAGAGGATGATAAACGTTTGATCGTAACGATTCACTATTACAACCCATTGCCTTTTACTCACCAGGGAGCGAGTTGGGTAAAGCCAGGCTATCCTATCGGATTGAGATGGAACGATACACAAAAAGAGCGGGATGCTGTCACTGCTGATTTTGAAAAGATAAAAAAATTTAGCGAAGACAATAAGAATGTCCCTATTCATATCGGAGAGTTCGGTGTCCATTTTGAGGCAGATATCGATTCACGCCTCCTTTGGACAAATCATATAGCACGGACAATCGATAAACATGGATTTAGTTCTGCTTACTGGCATCTGACGTCAAGCATATACAATAAGTCAAAAGGAGATTTCCCTTATCTGCCCGATGCATTGCTTACTCATTCGATGCCCGCTAAAGTGGCTGGTATAGAGTATCGTGAAAAAGAGTCTGTTTATGATATAAAAAATCCTGGTGGAAAGAGTTGGTCAGGACATGGATATGTGGGTGAACTTAATTCTGTCAAAGATGCTTTAACGGTACAAATAGAAAATGGAGGTGAGTATACTTACTCGGTTCAGGCACTATTAAGAGGGTTACCTATAGAAAACAATGCGACCTATGAGGTCTCTTTTACTGCTATGTCAACAGGTGAGGGGGGTAGCTATTATACTTATGTCGGTTCAGAAGGTGAAGGTCATACTCCATACGGCAATTTCTCTTTTGCGCCGGGAAATGAAGAACAAGTATTTTCTTATGCCTTTACCATGCATTATGATACGGATGCCGAAGCTCGTATGGCTTTTGACTTAGGAAAAGGAAGTCCGGCTACAATTACTTTAAAGGATATTACAGTAAAGAAGGTTGTCGAAGTCATTCCGCAGGCTCCTGTTCCATCCAAAAATGCAGAAGAAACAATATGTATATTCAGTTCAAAATATACCGGAGATTTGTATATTCCGGCAGCGAATGATTTAGCCATGAACATGCAAGAACAGAAGATTATTCTATTCTCAGACTTTGACTCACGGGAAATTTCTTTTGCAACAACGTCTCCGGGAGATAAGAAAATGCTTCACCTGGAAGTATATCCAGGGAGTTGGTTTGATGTAAAGATAGCTGTTACCGGAAATGGAGATACTTTAGCAGAAGAAAGCTATACATTGAAACCCCATGAATGGAACAGCATCGATATAGACTTAACCAGTATCCTATCCCAGACAGGTGGAAAACTGAAGAGTATCCAGCTATCCGGAGGAACCGGAGAAGAACGCAGAATTTATCTGGATCATATCTATCTATACCAAAAGACGGTAGTAAAACCGGACCCTGAGGATCCGGACCCTGAAGATCCCGATCCGGAAGATGAATCTGCCCCCCTTTGGCCGGCATCAGCGCCGACTCTCCTGCAGGAAAATGTGATCTCTGTATTCAGCAATGTTTACGAAAATATTTATTCCAGCTTTGAGAGCTTGGAAGGGCAGGATACTAAAGTGGAAACTATTACAGTTAAAGGTATTCCTGTATGGAAACTGACCAATACGAATATACTGGCAGTCAACATTAAATTACAGGATGTATCTTCGATGGAGTTCCTTCACCTGGATGTATGGAGTCCTAATGCCGGAACACTGAAAGTATATTTGTCGGACGGCATAAGTGAAACGGAGCTTACCGCACTCTCGATTCCGAAAGAAAACTGGCTGACATCCAAATTGACTTTGCTGGATTGGAGTATCGTCAAGTATATCCGGTTTGAGAGTGATACGAAAGGCACTTTCTATTTGGATAATCTCTATTTCTCTAAAAGTCCGGCAACAGGAAATGAAGAAATCAATGCTGATGCAATCGTTTGCCAGGTATCCAACAGCCGCTTGACCGTTGAGGCTACCGATCCGGTTGCTGTTATAGAAATTATTGATATTACAGGACGTCTTATTTCCAAAGAATCACCGATGACTAATATTGCGACTGTCGATATTCATTCGATAAGTAAAGGAGTTTATATTGCACAAGTGGTATGTACGAATGGAAACAGGAAGACTTTTAAGTTTGTAAAGAAATAA
- a CDS encoding sulfatase-like hydrolase/transferase, with product MRKILIPVFTLVLSTACLAQSKKKAPNILFILVDDMQSTCIHSYGCDQVHSPNIDRIVENGMSFTRTYTNGSLGGALSMPSRAMIMTGRGVYQVLQDGALIPEQHVTLPELLRQNGYTTFATGKWHADRQAFKRSFECGENIFFGGMHPYKTNGHVSPHLYHYDPTGNYAEHFVGEKFSSEMFADAAVEFLNGRKKEKNPFFAFVAFTSPHDPRMEHPAYAHPYKADTLKLPINFLPQHPFENGDMKVRDEVLSPIPRTESAVQKELAGYYGMISEVDTQIGRVIQALRESGEMDNTILVFASDNGLAVGQHGLLGKQNLYDHSVRVPLVISVPGMEKDKGTQKDVNCYLYDLYPTLCDLVGIQPAPSVTGKSLLPVMKGRDRHRDCLFLAYNSIQRGLIKDGWKYIIYNVGGFRTEQLFDLRNDPWEMVNHAQDPAYSFKLAAYKKLLKEEMEKNNDFCHLDDFFWWGNGGMLPWNEGKKLYTDPNK from the coding sequence ATGAGAAAGATCTTAATACCAGTTTTCACACTGGTTTTATCTACAGCATGTCTGGCGCAATCTAAAAAGAAAGCGCCTAACATTCTGTTCATCCTTGTCGATGACATGCAGAGCACATGTATCCATTCGTATGGATGTGACCAGGTACATTCACCTAACATCGACCGGATTGTTGAAAACGGTATGTCTTTTACACGGACATACACTAACGGTTCATTAGGCGGAGCCCTGTCAATGCCCAGCCGAGCCATGATCATGACCGGACGAGGAGTGTATCAGGTTCTTCAGGATGGCGCCCTGATACCGGAACAACATGTCACGCTGCCGGAGTTATTAAGACAGAACGGATACACGACTTTTGCCACGGGGAAATGGCATGCAGACAGGCAGGCATTCAAACGTTCTTTCGAATGTGGAGAGAATATCTTTTTCGGAGGAATGCATCCTTACAAAACAAATGGTCATGTGTCTCCTCATCTCTATCACTACGATCCTACAGGAAACTATGCCGAGCATTTTGTCGGAGAAAAATTCTCATCAGAAATGTTTGCTGATGCTGCTGTTGAATTTCTAAATGGAAGGAAGAAAGAGAAAAATCCATTCTTTGCTTTCGTAGCTTTCACTTCGCCTCATGATCCGCGTATGGAACATCCGGCTTATGCTCATCCATACAAAGCCGATACACTGAAGTTGCCGATCAATTTCCTACCTCAGCATCCGTTTGAGAACGGAGATATGAAAGTACGTGATGAAGTCCTTTCACCCATTCCCCGAACGGAGAGTGCTGTTCAAAAGGAATTAGCCGGATATTATGGAATGATTAGTGAAGTAGACACACAGATAGGCCGTGTCATTCAAGCGTTAAGAGAGAGTGGAGAAATGGATAATACGATTCTGGTATTTGCCTCGGACAATGGTCTGGCTGTCGGTCAGCATGGATTATTAGGCAAACAAAATCTGTATGATCATAGTGTACGCGTTCCATTAGTCATATCTGTCCCAGGAATGGAAAAGGATAAAGGGACCCAAAAAGACGTAAACTGTTACTTGTACGACCTCTATCCTACCCTTTGTGATCTGGTGGGTATTCAACCAGCTCCGTCCGTAACGGGTAAATCTTTACTCCCTGTGATGAAAGGACGCGACAGACATCGCGATTGCCTGTTCCTTGCATACAACAGCATTCAACGCGGTTTGATAAAAGATGGATGGAAATATATTATTTACAATGTAGGTGGTTTCAGAACCGAACAGCTATTCGATTTGAGAAACGATCCGTGGGAGATGGTCAATCATGCACAGGATCCTGCTTATTCTTTTAAACTTGCTGCTTACAAGAAGTTACTGAAAGAAGAGATGGAAAAGAATAATGATTTCTGCCATCTGGATGATTTCTTTTGGTGGGGCAATGGTGGAATGTTACCCTGGAACGAAGGGAAAAAGCTATATACAGATCCTAATAAATAA
- a CDS encoding RagB/SusD family nutrient uptake outer membrane protein, whose product MKKYKHISNTILGFVLLGMLSCNNDFMDRYPTDSISDENFWNSEKDLEIYSNGLYTFIEGHASGHTRSPLLTGDNQSDNMAPQDYNVIAAGEHVVPAKSGESDWNWSFIRKCNYFLNRYQKTPIKEEVKDTYAGEVQFFKAWDYFKKVKRYGDVPWLTKDLNVDSEELYGSRDSRLVVMDSVLHIIDWAIDKLPTYSNAEPNRINRDVALALKARICLHEGTFRKYHGIENYEKFLKEAMSAANSLMVEKHYSIYNTGNPESDYRTLFSSLDLKGNPEMIYYKIYELGLLGNRTSNLIEGGESNLGFSVSKSLVESYLCKCGKPISLCKEHYLGDDSIQVELLNRDPRLTQTVCYPGKDLQRETMKPSIPGSNIATGIIPTGYQIIKYWVDDREEYLRYQNGILDAPVFRYAETLLIYAEAAAELGLCDQNVLDNTINQLRKRAGMPDMRIETLVKDPASDFPELPVLTDEIRRERRVEFALEAMRYDDLMRWKAGKLLEKTVRGMKFVQSQYPTVVVGKHIDLDEKGYILPYKKILPNGRKFDESKHYFFPLPTEELVLNSNLKQNPNW is encoded by the coding sequence ATGAAAAAGTATAAACATATATCAAATACCATTCTCGGATTTGTACTTTTGGGAATGCTCTCCTGCAACAATGACTTCATGGACCGCTACCCGACAGATAGTATCAGTGACGAGAACTTCTGGAACTCAGAGAAAGATCTGGAAATTTACAGCAACGGCCTTTATACATTTATAGAAGGACATGCTTCCGGACACACTAGAAGCCCCTTATTAACCGGGGATAATCAAAGTGATAATATGGCTCCTCAGGATTATAACGTCATCGCAGCAGGTGAACATGTCGTTCCTGCTAAAAGTGGTGAGTCAGACTGGAACTGGAGTTTTATCAGAAAGTGTAATTATTTTCTTAATCGCTATCAAAAAACTCCAATAAAAGAAGAAGTAAAAGACACCTATGCCGGTGAAGTCCAATTCTTTAAAGCATGGGATTATTTCAAAAAAGTGAAACGGTATGGCGATGTTCCCTGGCTCACTAAAGACCTGAATGTCGATTCTGAAGAGTTATATGGCTCACGTGATTCACGGCTTGTAGTCATGGACTCGGTTCTTCATATAATAGATTGGGCTATCGATAAATTGCCGACCTATTCAAATGCGGAACCTAATCGTATCAACCGGGACGTTGCATTAGCATTGAAGGCCAGAATATGCTTACATGAAGGAACTTTCAGAAAATATCATGGAATAGAAAATTACGAAAAGTTCTTAAAAGAAGCCATGAGTGCTGCGAATTCACTAATGGTTGAAAAACATTACAGCATCTATAATACAGGAAATCCGGAATCAGACTACCGTACCTTATTCAGTTCACTCGATCTGAAAGGAAATCCGGAAATGATCTATTACAAAATATATGAACTTGGATTATTAGGAAACCGAACCAGTAATCTCATCGAAGGAGGAGAGTCCAATTTAGGTTTCAGTGTATCCAAATCATTGGTGGAATCTTATCTCTGCAAGTGTGGAAAACCTATTTCTCTATGTAAAGAACATTACCTGGGAGATGATAGTATTCAAGTAGAACTGTTAAACCGTGATCCCCGCCTGACACAAACAGTTTGTTATCCGGGAAAAGATTTACAACGCGAAACAATGAAACCATCTATTCCCGGTTCCAATATCGCCACAGGAATCATCCCCACAGGATATCAAATCATAAAATACTGGGTGGATGACCGGGAGGAATATTTACGATATCAGAACGGTATATTGGATGCTCCGGTCTTCCGTTATGCAGAAACATTATTGATCTATGCGGAAGCAGCAGCAGAACTGGGCTTATGTGACCAGAACGTATTGGACAACACGATCAATCAACTGCGTAAAAGGGCAGGAATGCCTGATATGAGAATCGAGACATTAGTAAAGGATCCGGCTTCAGACTTTCCGGAACTGCCTGTCCTGACCGATGAAATCAGGCGTGAGCGGAGAGTGGAGTTTGCCCTCGAAGCAATGCGTTATGATGATCTGATGCGCTGGAAAGCAGGGAAACTTCTGGAAAAGACCGTGCGGGGCATGAAGTTTGTCCAATCCCAATACCCGACTGTTGTAGTAGGTAAACATATTGATCTGGATGAAAAAGGGTATATCCTTCCTTATAAAAAGATATTACCTAACGGACGGAAGTTCGATGAATCCAAACATTATTTTTTCCCATTACCGACAGAAGAGTTAGTACTAAATTCAAATTTGAAGCAAAATCCTAATTGGTAA
- a CDS encoding TonB-dependent receptor has product MRIASFLLFVLIFSLHAINTNSQNTRITVKASNTTLKEVLNMIEKQTDYLFVYNINVDTKQKVAVNAVEKTTKEVLDNLFENLGLSYSMEGSYVVVSTQKTQLQEKLQDKKSISGIITDNTGEPIIGANIIEKGSTNGTITDLDGKYTLEVSSNAILQVTYVGYDTQEIAINGRSTINIELKEDSQALEEVIVVGYGVQKKVNLTGAISQVSSKVLENRPITNLSQGLQGVVPNLNISNSDGNPNSTAKMNIRGAATISDDSSSPLILVDGVQMTHFNMLNPEDIESISVLKDASSAAIYGARGAFGVILITTKGGKSNQKPVIEYSGSIQFNTQTYRPDMLSSLDYMNASNESSFNNSGKNKYTDEQVQWVKDYTEDPINNPVYHTLANGKIFWNGNNNNYDQMLQKWSPTHKHTVSVNGGSERINFYASAGMMHQDGMFKDNTDVFKRYNFLTNVSAKLVENFRLGFKATYSQTIYDEPHRYTTKGSSWWEQMTRGEPQILYPIYTPDDSPICGGVPTEHFYNFLASGSRNNTKREDATFLINGDWDVVKGLKLKGDFSYRTTNYRNKDVQKEFGYIRDSWTTQNSATFPSFIFDENRHTDYFAGNIYLDYNTSINKAHNISALGGFNQEWELYRMSSIKKENLVSMEVPSINLGTGNIIGKDAEQAWAIRGAFMRLKYDYKGKYLFEMNGRYDGTSKFPHNSRFGFFPSFAAGWRLSEERFMSSTQNWLNDLKVRINYGSLGNQNVSGVYPYISTFDVTQQTQFIMNGNLPISVTAPGLVASDLTWETVKTLNLGVDVTLLDKLSASFDWFDRRTINMLTEGDKLPSILGTDSPRRNNANMKTNGWEVSVRWQDVLANGINYDVSFILSDYISKITKYDNNPSKLYDTYYVGKTIGEIWGYETAGIFQSKDEVAASADQSQLGNGSKWGPGDVHYADLNGDKVINWGDKTVDNPGDTKIIGNTTPRYQFGFTGNIAWKGFDFNIFIQGVGKRDFFPTGNFFWGQINNAGAVGTYEVYNNAWREDNPNALYPIWKAGSAGYNAKTQTRFLQSGAYARLKNLTLGYTLPRTLTSKLYINRLRIYFSGQNLCEISGIKGGFDPEIIGKVGEFYPLQRSIMFGLQVTL; this is encoded by the coding sequence ATGAGAATAGCCTCATTCCTACTGTTCGTATTGATATTTTCACTACATGCAATCAATACAAATTCACAGAATACACGTATTACGGTAAAAGCCAGTAATACGACTTTAAAAGAAGTATTGAATATGATCGAAAAACAAACAGACTATCTGTTTGTCTACAACATCAATGTCGATACCAAACAAAAAGTAGCAGTAAACGCGGTTGAGAAAACGACCAAAGAAGTTCTTGACAACCTGTTCGAAAATCTTGGCCTCAGTTATTCAATGGAGGGATCCTATGTTGTTGTATCCACTCAAAAAACACAACTACAAGAAAAGTTGCAAGATAAGAAATCAATCTCAGGCATAATTACCGATAATACCGGTGAGCCTATCATCGGTGCCAATATTATTGAGAAAGGAAGCACGAACGGGACTATCACCGACCTGGACGGAAAATATACTTTGGAAGTTTCCTCTAATGCCATTCTGCAAGTCACTTATGTGGGATATGACACACAGGAAATTGCAATTAACGGTCGCTCAACGATCAATATTGAACTAAAAGAAGATTCACAAGCGTTGGAAGAGGTGATCGTTGTTGGTTATGGCGTACAGAAAAAAGTTAATTTGACGGGAGCCATCTCGCAGGTTTCCTCCAAGGTTTTAGAGAACAGACCTATTACGAATCTTAGCCAAGGTTTGCAGGGCGTCGTTCCAAACCTCAACATCAGTAATTCGGACGGAAATCCAAACTCGACAGCCAAAATGAATATCCGTGGGGCAGCGACCATCAGCGATGACTCCAGTTCTCCATTGATTTTGGTGGACGGAGTACAAATGACGCATTTCAATATGCTGAATCCGGAAGATATTGAAAGTATTTCTGTATTGAAAGATGCCTCTTCCGCTGCCATATATGGAGCCAGAGGAGCATTCGGTGTTATCCTCATCACAACTAAAGGGGGCAAGTCTAACCAAAAACCGGTCATTGAATATTCCGGAAGTATACAATTCAATACACAGACTTATCGTCCTGACATGTTAAGTTCATTAGATTACATGAATGCTTCCAATGAATCATCCTTCAATAATTCCGGTAAAAACAAATACACAGACGAACAGGTACAATGGGTTAAAGATTACACGGAAGATCCGATAAACAACCCTGTTTATCATACTTTGGCAAATGGCAAGATATTCTGGAACGGCAATAACAACAACTATGACCAAATGTTGCAAAAATGGTCGCCGACACATAAACACACAGTTAGTGTGAACGGCGGTTCTGAACGGATCAATTTTTATGCATCTGCCGGCATGATGCATCAGGACGGTATGTTCAAAGACAATACGGATGTATTTAAACGATATAACTTCCTGACGAATGTTTCTGCCAAACTAGTAGAAAATTTCCGTTTAGGATTTAAGGCAACTTATTCACAAACCATTTATGACGAACCCCATCGTTATACCACAAAAGGATCCAGCTGGTGGGAACAGATGACACGTGGGGAACCGCAAATTCTATATCCAATTTACACACCGGATGACAGTCCTATCTGCGGGGGAGTTCCAACAGAACACTTCTACAATTTTCTAGCCAGCGGCTCCAGAAATAATACCAAGCGGGAAGATGCAACTTTTCTGATCAATGGAGACTGGGATGTTGTCAAGGGATTGAAACTAAAAGGAGATTTCAGTTACCGTACTACAAACTATCGAAATAAAGATGTACAAAAAGAATTCGGTTATATCCGCGATTCATGGACAACACAGAACAGTGCGACTTTCCCTTCATTTATCTTTGATGAAAACCGTCACACGGATTATTTTGCCGGTAATATCTATCTAGACTATAATACCAGTATAAACAAGGCACACAATATTTCGGCTTTGGGTGGTTTCAACCAGGAATGGGAACTTTATCGTATGTCTTCTATCAAAAAAGAAAACCTGGTTTCAATGGAAGTACCTTCCATTAATCTGGGTACGGGGAATATTATTGGCAAAGATGCCGAACAAGCCTGGGCGATAAGAGGTGCATTTATGCGTTTAAAATATGACTATAAAGGAAAATACTTATTTGAAATGAACGGACGTTACGACGGAACATCTAAATTCCCGCATAATTCCCGTTTTGGATTTTTCCCTTCTTTTGCCGCTGGCTGGCGTCTCTCGGAAGAAAGATTCATGTCCTCAACCCAAAACTGGTTGAATGACTTGAAGGTTAGGATCAACTATGGAAGTTTGGGTAATCAGAATGTTTCAGGTGTTTATCCCTATATTTCAACCTTTGATGTAACGCAACAAACACAGTTCATCATGAACGGAAATCTTCCTATTTCAGTTACAGCTCCCGGATTAGTAGCTTCGGATCTTACCTGGGAAACTGTAAAAACACTGAATCTTGGAGTAGATGTTACTCTATTGGATAAATTATCTGCAAGTTTCGACTGGTTCGACCGCCGAACAATCAATATGCTGACAGAAGGAGACAAATTACCTTCTATTTTAGGTACAGATTCGCCACGTCGTAACAATGCAAATATGAAAACAAACGGTTGGGAAGTTTCAGTAAGATGGCAGGATGTGTTAGCGAATGGAATTAATTATGATGTAAGTTTCATTTTATCCGACTACATCAGTAAAATTACCAAATATGATAATAATCCCAGTAAACTATATGATACATATTATGTAGGCAAAACTATCGGTGAAATCTGGGGATACGAGACAGCCGGTATTTTCCAGTCAAAAGATGAAGTTGCAGCGTCAGCTGATCAAAGCCAGTTGGGGAACGGTAGTAAATGGGGACCCGGCGATGTACATTATGCGGATCTGAATGGTGACAAAGTCATCAACTGGGGGGACAAAACAGTTGACAATCCGGGAGACACAAAAATCATAGGAAATACAACACCCCGATACCAGTTTGGTTTTACAGGGAATATCGCATGGAAAGGCTTTGATTTCAATATCTTCATTCAAGGCGTGGGAAAACGCGATTTCTTCCCTACCGGCAATTTCTTCTGGGGACAGATTAATAATGCCGGTGCCGTAGGTACCTATGAAGTATACAACAATGCATGGAGAGAAGACAATCCCAATGCCCTTTATCCCATTTGGAAAGCCGGATCAGCAGGCTATAATGCAAAAACCCAGACACGCTTCTTACAGAGCGGAGCTTATGCACGTTTGAAGAATCTGACATTAGGTTATACATTGCCTCGAACATTGACCTCCAAACTATACATCAACCGGTTAAGAATCTATTTCTCCGGACAGAACCTATGTGAGATCTCCGGTATAAAAGGAGGTTTCGATCCGGAAATCATAGGAAAAGTCGGTGAATTTTACCCCTTACAACGTTCTATCATGTTTGGTCTCCAAGTAACACTATAA